In one Rutidosis leptorrhynchoides isolate AG116_Rl617_1_P2 chromosome 8, CSIRO_AGI_Rlap_v1, whole genome shotgun sequence genomic region, the following are encoded:
- the LOC139864251 gene encoding uncharacterized protein — MRRYETPIPYPQTLLPKHPTDVVCKCIQVKNENICVNHPLVEVLENMPSYGKFLKTLMAKKGEFEQASTAFLKRECDGSLKKRNLPPKLGNPGLFLIPCHINGSEMLTSLADSVASINFMPYSLFTRLGLGDVTSTKTGFKMIDQSISQSVGIAEDLIVKVGEMELPADFVIVDIKKDPVVPLVLGRPFLATAGFLFDLRAR; from the coding sequence ATGAGGAGATATGAGACACCAATTCCGTATCCTCAAACCTTGCTTCCTAAACATCCAAcggatgttgtttgtaagtgtatCCAAGTAAAAAATGAGAATATTTGTGTCAACCACCCCTTAGTGGAAGTGCTCGAGAATATGCCCAGCTATGGAAAATTCTTAAAGACACTTATGGCCAAAAAGGGAGAATTTGAACAAGCATCCACCGCTTTCCTAAAGAGGGAGTGTGATGGGAGTTTAAAAAAACGTAACTTACCACCCAAATTGGGCAATCCCGGGCTTTTCTTAATCCCATGCCATATAAACGGGTCGGAAATGCTAACTTCATTAGCTGACTCGGTGGCAAGCATAAACTTCATGCCCTATTCTTTATTTACGAGGTTAGGTCTTGGTGATGTTACATCCACCAAGACGGGATTCAAAATGATTGACCAATCTATTAGTCAAAGTGTGGGGATCGCCGAGGATTTAATTGTCAAGGTGGGAGAAATGGAATTACCGGCCGATTTTGTTATCGTTGACATAAAGAAGGACCCGGTTGTACCCCTTGTATTGGGTAGACCTTTCTTAGCAACCGCGGGTTTCTTGTTTGACCTAAGGGCTAGGTAG